The following DNA comes from Pedobacter cryoconitis.
CCAGAGCCGATGGTACTGCGGTAACACGTGGGAGAGTAGGTCGGTGCCAAATCTTAAAGAAAGCCTGTAGGAAACTACAGGCTTTTCTTGTTATACAACATTTTTTTATTTACAGCTTTTAAAAGCACTGCAATTATTAATCAGGGCTTGTAGCGGCGAGTCTGAAAAGAGTCTTATATTTACCTGCTATTTATACTATTTGTGTTACATAATTGATTCGACTTGCTCAAAAACCCGCTCATTAAGCTTATAGACTTCTTTTACTTTCCTTTTTTACACTTTATACCTATAAAGACTTTTCGATATGGTGTAACCGGAGGGAGCAATGCCCTGCTTAATCTGACTATATTCTTTCTGAGTTACAATTACGTATTGAAGGGTGAAGCGCTGAGAATTGGAAGCTATACGATCACCTCTTACATTGGAGCAGATCTGATGGCGCTTTCTGTAAGTTTCCCGGTAGGGTTTCTATTGAATAAGTATTTAGTTTTTCAGCAGGAAGGAAGAGGGATTCAGCAGTTGGGCTTATATGCATTTGTTACTGCAAGTTCTCTACTGATGAATTATGGTTTGCTTCATCTGCTGGTTGGATATTTTGGCTTGTGGGCTACGCCATCACAAGCCTTCATTATAGTATTGATGTCTGCGTTCAGTTACTTCTTCCAATCATATGTAACTTTCCGGGAGCGGGCGTAACCTTTATGCTAAAGGTATATTCTTCGTGAATTGTGAAATAGTTCCTGAAGGATAACCTTGCTTGTTAAGCCATCCCATAAACTTGTCCATCCTGGTAATCATATCCTGACCAGAATTTTTACTGACATAACCAGGAAAACCAAAACGCTCTTTATCGGTCAGGTCTGTAAATTCCCAGGGATGGAAATAGATATTAATATAATTGTCTTTCTGATAAGTCCTTTTGACAAGATGTTCGTAAAACCAAAGTGGCAGGTTATGAAATGATAACCAGAAAAGTGGAAAACGTGAAATCGGGCTTACTGAAGCCGGTAATTGTAAAACTCCGCTCTGATAAAAGTATGTTCTGGAAATATGGCGGTTATTATACCTTCCAGGCAGCCAGGTTGGATTTATGGAGCTATTGTATAGATAACCTGCTTTTTGTATCTCCTGCTCATCTACGGGCATCATTCTCGCCATTCTGTAACCTGTCACCGCTACGCCTGATAATTCCTCTAAGGCCAGGCGGGATTCCAGTAAGTGTTCTTTTTTAAAATCAGAATGGTACATACCATGAGAAGCCAATTCGTGACCTTCATCGAGTATACGCCTGATAATTGCAGTTGCATTTTTTGCAAAGGTAACTGTACTGAAGAAGGTCGCTTTAAGTTTATGCTTCGCCAGCAAATCCAATATGATCAGGGTACCTTCAGAAGAGATTCTTATTTGTTCTTCAAAAGTGATACTTTTCCCATATTCAAAAGCCATATCAAATTCTTCAATATCAAAGCTGAGCAATATCATAATTAGTATTTGTGGTTGTAGGTGCCGGAACGAAATTTGTAGATTTGATAATATAATTAGGGCGGTTTTTAGTCTGCATAAACATCTTCCCGATATAAATTCCTATAATCCCCATAATAATGAGCTGTAAGCCTCCAAAAAAGACTATAGTCATAATGGTAGATGCCCATCCGTCTACTTCTATACCCATGTAAACCGAATAGAATACATAAGGAATATATAAGACTGATAACATAGAAAAAGCAAACCCAAGATATACTGCGGTATAGAGTGGTTTGATACTGAATGAGGTTACACCCTGTAAGGCAAAACGCATCATTTTCCGAAGGTTATATTTACTTGTTCCTGCGTGTCTTTTATGTGGGATATAATCTATCGCAATCTGTTTATAGCCCATCCACTGGACAAGACCACGGATAAAGGGCTCGTTCTCCTCAAAGTTCCTGAATACATCTATTACCTTTTTATCCATCAGCCTGAAGTCGGCAGTTCCTTCTTCAATTTGTATACTTGATAAAACATTGATTAGTCTGTAAAAAAGAGATGATGATTTTCTTTTTCCATAAGGCAGACTCTTATCTTCTGATCTTCGGGTATAAACGACATCATTACCTTCTTCCCACTTTTCAAGCATCTGGATAATCAGCTCTGGTGGATGCTGAAGATCAGCATCGAGAGAAATTACACAGTCACCTTTGGCCTGATCTAATCCAGCTTTTAATGCAAGCTGATGACCAAAGTTCCGTGAAAACTCTATGTAAAATAATTTAGTATTGATACTAGCCATCGTTTTAAGGATGGTCAGGGTATGATCGGTACTACCATCATCAATAATTATAAATTCAGCATCATAGGCCGTATTCTTGAAGATACCTTCCAGCCTGTCTATAATAACAATTAAGTTCTCGGCCTCATTAAAGGCGGGGATCACTACAGATACAGTTTTCTTCATGCCGTTGGATTGTTTGTTAAATCAAATCGTTTAAAGATCATTTGATAAGTCATATAGAACCATATAAGCACACATGGAAGAGCTTTTAACGAATAATGGATAATATAATTGTCTCTGAAAGACCTGGTATATAAATCGGAAGACCCTAAAGTTGTAAGCAAGATCGCAAATACAAAAAGAGCAATCGCGATTGGTTGTATAGGTTTTTCCTGCAAAACAAACCAGATCGCTACCCCCGTAAATGCAATAATATAGGTCGGTGATTCAGAAGAATTACTAAAGATAACGGTAAAGATCAGTGTTGATGCCAGGTACATCAGCCTGAATGCCTGTGATTGATATTGTTTAATCCTTAAATAAGGAAGACAGAAAAGGAGGACACCGGTAATCAGAAATGGTAAATTGGAAATATCAGGATTTCCGGTCACTCGTCTGACTATTCCCATCAGCGATATGTCCTGCCAGGAAACCAGTGTAGCATTTTCAAGTTGTTTAGCACTTAAAGACAAGTACCATTCTTTATATTGTAGTAAGATATATTCATGGCCATAAAAGAGCATCGGCAGTCCAAAGAATATGATAGCCCAGAAGATACAATAGACAATGAATTTCGGCTTTTGCTTAACGAAAAAGAAGAAGGCCAGCCCGACAATACCATATAGTTTGATAAATGTACCGAGCAGAATGAGGCACGCTGCCCAGAAGTTCTGTTTTTTATCAATTAAGGTATAACTTAAAACAATGATTGCTGTAATTGAAGGGTTAATCTGACAGGCAAATAATGCCGTAAGCAACTCATGGGCAATAATCCAGTAGACGGCATTTACCTTTGCATCTTTTAGTGGCAAGGTCTTAATCGCATAATATAAGAACAGGCTGTTTGCAAGCTCCCAGAAAAACATCCCCAGAAATTCTGGCAACTGAGCGAAAGGCGCAATGATCAGGGAGAACAAAGGGCCGTAATGATTCATATCTGCATATTCAGGATACCTGCCAAATAGGGATACATGGTCATTGGCGTGAAAATAAGTATAAATGAAAATCAGATAGTTATTATGAGAGGTACCTGAATGATATTGTCTGTAAGAGGTGATTGCAGGCAGCAGAATAAAAATACTGAGAATAAATAGCCGGTTATTAAAAAGCTTAGTTAAATTAGCGGCCAAGCTTGATTTCATCTGTGTAGTAAGTGGCATTAATTCTATTGTATTAAAGAGATTTGCAATCGTAAAGTTACAAAAGTAATCTTGCAAAAGAAGAGCTCCTGATGGAAGACCAATGACAACTTCGAAATATGGCCTGTTTTAGACATATCTACCGTTTTCCTGCTGATCTATTGATCTCAATATGTATGCTTTACTCCGCGAAAACATAGCAAAATCTGTTAATTATACGAAACAGTATCTTGAGGTTTACGAACAGGAATTACAAAAAGAAAAACTTCTGCGGATTTAATTGCTGCCTTAAAAAAACGCTATCCTAATGCAAAGTTTCTAATGGCACTAAATTTTTTATCCTGATAAAAGTGCAGGATTAACTGCACTTTTATTTTGTTAAGCTGTTTCCGTTTTGCTCAAAGAAGTAAATAATCAGCATGATCGCTTTTTGATCAGAGGTGTTTTTAGGCGTGTGCGGTAAACGTCCGTCAAATAACATGGAGTCTCCATCAGAAAGGTTGTAAGTCTGATCTTCAAAAACATAGTCTACATTCCCTGATAAGATATATTTGTATTCAAATGCCTCAGTAACGACCATTGGCCTGGTTGCATTAGGTTCAAGTTCCAGTAATACGATGTCAACCGTTGAATTTTTAAAGGTTTTTGTAAAAATACGCTGATATAAAAATCCCATGGCCTGTTCTTTTTCAAACGACTCGTATTCATTTTTTCTTTTAATGATGACAGGACTAAGTTGACTATTGGCCGATATATCCTTGAAAAACTGGTTCAAATCGACATCTAAGGCACTTATAATATCTATCAATACCATTAAAGAAGGTACAGTACGGTTATTCTCAATTTGTGAAATCAGGCCTTTGCTTACACCTGCAAGATCAGCAAGTTCCTGTACCGTTGTATTACGCTCTCTTCTTATTTCTTTTATCCTGGTACTTATCTTAAGTATAATATTCTCTTCCATAAAGGGGGGCAATTGCTCAAACTTAAGAAATTCGGCAGAGTTTAATAGTTAATAATCGTTAAAACTGTGTTAGATCCCAGAAAACAGGCTTAAATATTGAAAAGCTCTTTTATACTCGCCTCTGCATATCCGGCGCTTGCAGTCATGCCTTTACCACCAATACAGGTGCGGATATGAATGCGGTTATCAATATCATATTCCAGAATATGTTTGTCGGGATGCTGTGGGTAAAAACCAGCCCAGGTAGCCGCAATATTACGGACATCAAAATTTACAATCCTGCTGGCCTCTGCAAGCATCAATTCATTGATATGTGAATTCAGGTTAAAGCCGAGATCATCAAAATTGGTTGCAGACGCATATTCATGAGAGTCACCAATAATTACACTTCCGTCCGGTGCCGTTTTGAAAAGCAGGTGAATACCATAGGCTTTTAATTGTTCATAATGGGCAGGCAATGGTATTGTTTTGAAGGAAGGACAGTATTCTTCAAAACTTTCATACCTGCGAATCGTTAAACCTGTCAGTATATTTCCAGCGAGTGCTATAGTTTTTACCGGCGCGGTACGCATCATTTGAAGTTTACTGATCACTTGTCCGCTTGCTTTGAATAAGTCTTTAAATAAAAGTTTGAACTCGTAGCCATTGCATAATACAACTTTTGTAGCTTTAAACTTATCTCCATTTGTTAAACGTACCTCTGCATCATTTGATGCTGAATAACAATCTATAACGGGTGAATCATATAATAAAGTGAAATGCTCAAATTTTGTCTTCATATATTCATGGAGACGATGAATCATCAGATTTGGTTCTACACTGATTTCCTGATCAAAAAACAAAGCTTCTTTGGCATAAGATTCTTGAATAGAGGAATACTTATTCAGGATTTGCTGTGGATTCAATAAGGATTGTGAATAACCTAAGGTATCGTAATAAGCTTTTAATTCATGAATCAAGGTTTGTTCGTCCGGATCGGACGCGATATATACGCTACCGTTTTTTCTGACAGAGATGTCAAACTCACGCTGTATTTCCTGATAAATTTCTACTGAGCGCAGTCCGTAATTGAACCATTCGCCTGTCATTCCAGAAGGGATCACCTGGCCAAAATTTCTTACAGTTGCTCCAACCGGAAAATTATCTTTTTCCAGTTGAAGTACCTTTTTTCCTGCTTTTAAGGCATGATAGGCATGAAATGTACCTAGAATGCCTCCGCCAATAACGATTAAATCATAAGGAGCATTATTCATTTTATTCTTGTATTTTATGCTTTGATAATTGCAATCAATTCTGAGATATTATCTATGATATGTGTTGGATGATGTGGTTTCAGTTCTTCCCTTGTAAAAGCGCCGGTAGTGATCCCAACAACGTATTTACAACCTGCATTGATACCTTCATTGATATCAACTTCTGTATCTCCGATTTTAACTATTTCATCTGTTGGAAGCAGGTTCAAATCAGCTTTCATTTTATGAATCATATCCGGATATGGGCGGCCATTTTTTACATCGTCACTGGCAACCATGATGTCTATCTGATTTTCCCAGTTCAAACGGCTGATAATCAATTCTGCAATGTTCCTGGAAAACCCTGTATCCAGACCAATTTTAATGCCCATAGTCCTAAGCTGTTCAAATGTACTTTCAACGTTTGGAAGTGGTTTGATTTCATGAGAATGGGTGTAAAATTCCAGCATTATATTTACAAAATCAGTATGTATCCTGGCTATAGAATCTGCATTGATTTTTTGAGTATCAGTTTCATATTTGTCCAGCATCATTTGAATAGCAAGAGGTTTTTCGTAACCCATTAATGGGTTTACATCTTTCAATTCCACATTATACCCCTGCTTTTTCATGGCCTGCTGAAAGGATAGGGCTACGTAATTTTCATCACTTACGGTTGTACCAGCCATATCAAACACTACTAATTTTATCGACATTACTTCTAATTTTGTTGTTTACAATTATATAGTTATTGTTTAATATAAGTAAACAATTTGATGTTATTTAATTGTTAAGTTTTTAATGATTCCTATTTGTTGAAGGCTTCGGTAACAGGTTTTCCGCGCCAGCTTTGTGGTTCTTTTAAACCTAACAGCCAAGCAATGGTAGATGCGGTATCATAAGTAATGATTACATCTTTAATTTCATGTCCTTTTAATACGCCTGTACCATTGGTAATCCAGGGGATTTGTACTTCGTCCAATGATTTACCACCATGACCTTTGCCAGTACCGCCATGATCTGCCGACACTATAATTACGGTCTCATTCGCAATGCCTGCTTTTTTTACAGCTTCAACTATTTTTCCTATTCTTTTATCCAGGTTCTCTAATTCTACATAGTACGCAGGAGTGCGGTGACCAATTTTATGTCCTGTATTGTCAGGCTCTGAAAAATGTATGAAAGTTAACAGCGGTTTTTCTTTGACAATAAGTGCTGCCGCAGTATCTGCACAGAAATTATCATTATCACCATCTGGCCCGGGAACAACAAAGCTGATGGCATCTTTTTCAATTAATGGGCCTATCCCTTGCCAGCTGTAAATCACAGCAGTTTTTGCTTTGGGTTTCTGCTGCTTAATCAGGGTAAAGATTCCTGGAAATAAGCCGTAAGGTGATTTGACAACAGAAGGGATTTCTGGAACCGCGCTTCCCCATTCGGTATAACCATGTTCGGTTGGGCCGGCTCCCATGAGCATGGAGGCCCAGTTTACTGCGCTTGAAGAAGGTAATACTGTTCGGGCTTTTAAGGACCAGGATCCGGTAGTCATTAATTGTTTCAGGTTTGGCATGTTTGCCTCGGGAATGGCGTAAGCTCCAAATCCGTCGCAACCAATCAGAATAATGTGTTTAATGTTTTTCGGTTGTGCTTTTAGGTGAAAACTGATGCACAGGATGGCAGCCGCGATGATTAATTTTTTCATATGCTGGTTTTGATTTATATGTAAGTATAGCAAAACTAAACTTTGTTTATAAATATTGGTATTAACTTTTGTTAAGTATATATAAACAATTGATGATTTAATTCTTTAGCATCATAATTGCTTAATCTTACTTTTCACTATTACTTAATCAACAAGAATCTTTATGAAACAAAAATTACCACTGCCATTATGGACAATAGTAACGCCTGTTATAGCCTGGCTGGCTTATTTCGGGATTTCTCTGGATCTTGGTATCCTTTATACCTTTTTTCTTGCCGCTGTACTAATTGGTGGAGTACTTGCTGCTGTACATCACGCTGAAGTTGTAGCGCACCGGGTCGGTGAACCATTTGGTACTTTATTACTCGCATTGGCGATCACCATTATAGAAGTTGCATTAATTGTTTCTCTGATGTTAACCGGAGGGCCGGATGTGGCTGAACTTGCGAGGGATACCGTACTTGCAGCAGTTATGATTATTTTAACCGGAATTGTTGGGTTAAGCCTGCTTGTAGGTGGCGCTAAATTTAAAGAGCAAGTATTCAGTTTACCGGGAGTTAGTGCGGCGCTGGTTACACTTACAGCGATCATGGTACTTACCTTAATTCTTCCAAATTATACAACAAGTAAAGCTGGGCCACAGTATACCCAGACTCAGCTGATTTTTGTAGCTGTAATCTGTTTAGTATTGTATGGTTCATTTGTTATGGTTCAGGCGGTTAGACACCGTGATTATTTTTTGCCTCCTGAGGCCGATGGAAATGAGGATGTACATGCTGAGCCGCCAACAAAAAAAGTGGCTTTAATGAGTGCATTTTTATTGGTGCTGTGTTTAGGTATTGTTGTATTACTGGCTAAAGCTTTAGCTCCGGATATTGAGAATACTGTTATAAATATGGGTGCGCCAAAATCTTTAGTTGGTGTAATTATCGCTGCTGTAGTTTTATTACCTGAAGGGCTTGCTGCTTACCGCGCTGCCAAAAAGAACCGTTTACAGACCAGTCTTAACTTAGCGCTGGGCTCTGCGCTTGCGAGTATCGGTTTAACCATTCCTGCGGTTGCAATTGTTTCTATTGTAACTGGTATGAGTATTACTTTAGGAATTGATATGAAGGCAACTGTCTTGTTGTTGCTTGCTCAGTTTACCATTATGCTTTCGCTGGCTACCGGCCGGACGAATATCTTACAGGGTATAGTACTGCTTGTTATTTTTGCAGTATACCTCTTCACTATTATAGCTCCGTAATATCGAGCATACTCAGGTTTCCTCAGGAAGCCTGAGTATATTTATAAGGTAGCAACTTAGGGAAATTAAAACCCCTTAGATTTTATCCATTTTAAGAATAGGTCTGGCCATGCTGAAACAGGGGAATCTTTTTTACCCATTCCCCAGCCATGTCCGCCTGTTTGAAAGATGTGCATTTCAACGGGCACGCCAGCTTTTTCTAAGGCTGCATTCATTAAATAGGAATTGTTGACCGGTGATATAGGATCATCAACAGCTTGTGCCAGAAAAGTAACTGGCATACTGCTGGTAACTTGCAGTTCTACTGAATAAGCTTCTTCTTGTGCTATTGTTGGGTTTTCTCCCAAAATACTTTTTTTAGCATGCGTTTTATTGAAAGGCGGGAGCATGGTAAGTACGGGATAAATCAGCCCTGCGAAATTTGGCTTTGCAGATAAAGCATCTATAGCATCAACAGGTTTATACTGTTTTTTATCAGGCCGGGCTGCTGTCATTCCTGCAAGGTGTCCACCTGCGGAGAAACCTAATATGCCAATCTTAGCAGGGTCTATTCCGTATTGAACAACCATACTCCGGATAAGCTTCATGGCACGCTGTGCATCCTGAAAGGGTACATGTGTTGTTTTCCAGCTTTCTTGTGGTAATCTGTAAACCAGTTCAAAAGCAGTGATACCCTGTGATTGAAGCCAGTCCGCTACTGGTGTACTTTCTTTACCCAATTCAATATGTGCATAACCACCGCCACTAATCACCAGAATTGCTGTTCCATTAGGTTTAGCAGGCTTATGGATGATTAACCGGGGATTCGAGACATTGGTTACTGAACCACTGGCCGTCATTTTTTCGGCACCTTGCGGTCCCGGGCCATCAGGAATCGTATTTCCCCAAAGAGGTATTTGCTTTAAATCAGTTTGTATTTGAAAAATAGAATTGCTGGAAGAATGCTTGTGTTGGGCGGATACAGTAATCCCTGCGCTCAGAAATCCTGCAATCAATATTATTTTTCTCATTTTGATTTCCTGTTAAACGGTGTCTATTTTTGCAAATTCCGGTGTAAAAGCTAACAGATCAGTAAATAATAACCTGTTATTGCTGACCTGGTAATTCCAGTTGATGAATTGCAGGTAATGTCCTTTGTTGTCAGTTGGAGAGTCCTGTTTGTAAAGTAACTGCTTATAGTTATGATGTTTCAGCCATTCAAAAATTTCGGTGAAAGTTTTCCCGTTTTCCTGCCTGATAAATTGTGCCAGTTCTTTAACCAGATGAATAGTGTCATCTGTTAAGGAAAAACTTAAGCCGTAGCGGCTTTCAAATTTTGGCATTACATATTTGTCAAGATCAGTTATATATTTTGGATTAGATTTGATTTGCTCCGCTATGTCTGCCTGTTCTTCTGCCGTTAAATCTTTTAAATAATAGCCTGAGCAATAATCGGCGCCGATTTGCTTCTTGAATTTCGAATTAAAAAGACGTTTTAATTCAACAAGCGGCTCTTCTTGCAAGCTTCCAATCTGACTTTCTTTAATTGACCCTGTTTCCCAATCTCCCATCACAAAAAAATGATATTCTTCGTATTCAACAGGGATGAATTTTTCTATTCTATGGATTCCTTTGCCGTATGATTTTACCCACTGGCCGATTTTAAAGTCTTTGTAATTCTGCATCTTGTTAAAATAAGGTATCTGCTGGTTTCTCGGAATTATTTCTTTCAAATTTAAGCAACCATTTTTTCTTTTCTACTCCGGCGGCATATCCGGTCATGCTGCCATCGCTACCAATTACGCGGTGACAAGGGATAATAATAGCCAACCGGTTCCTGCCATTTGTAGAGGCAATTGCGCGAATAGCTTTTGGATTATTCATTTTATCGGCTTGCTGTTTATAGGAACAGGTTTGCCCGTATGGGATTTCCTGAAGCGTTTGCCAGACTGCTTGTGCAAATTCATTGCCCGGTGCATGAGTGGGAACCGAAAATACTTTTCGCTTTCCCTCAAAGTATTCGGCTAGTTCATTTTTCAATTGCGTTAAATGTGGATTTTCTCCGGGTTGCATCACTGCATTGAGCAGTTTTTGCAGATCAATGATCTCTTTTTCTAACCTGATCCGGTTAATGAATTCCAGTATACAAACACCTTGTGCGGTTGCTCCTGCCAGCATCGGGCCTAATGGAGTGGAAATTTCCGTTGTGGTGATGATACTGGTTTCATTTGATAGTTCTTGTTGTGTTTTCATAAGATAAACATCAGATCCGAAATTACGGAATGTATTCCTCAATAAGAACCCATTTCTTGCGCAATCAACAATTTGGTAACACCGGGTAAACATCAGTTTTATTTAGGGATCCTAATTTTAACCCCAAAATCAATTCGAAGAAATATGCAGAGGTTTACTTGTGATACAGAGGCGATCAATGCTTTAATCAGGAGCGATATGTATGGGCTTGAATATTTCTACAACCTCTATTTTCAAGGTGTAAAATCTTTTTTAACCCCTTATTGCAGATTAACTGCGGATGCAGACGAAATTACACAAGACACATTTTTAAAGCTTTGGGAAATGCGTAAACGGATCAATCCAGACCAAAGTCTTAAGAACCTGCTTTTTACCATAGCAAAGAATAAGGCGCTTGATGAGCTCCGGAAATTTAAAAGCCATGAAGCTAAATTGAATTTCCTGGAATTGAGTAAAGACAGATCTTTCAGCACTTTTGATGAAATCATCTTTGCAGATTACGAAAGGGTACTTGGAACTGTATTAGATCATTTACCGAGCCGTAATCTTGAAGTATTTAACCTCAGCAGAAAGGAACACCTCAGCAATAAGGATATTTCTTTACAACTGAACATCTCTGTAAAAGCGGTTGAAAAACACATCAGTAAAACCCTTTCCCATTTACGCATCTTCTTAAAAAACCACCAGATTTCCTGCTTTATTTTTTTTACAACATTTTTTAATCTGTAGGTAGGGTTGGAGTAGAGTCTGTTCGTATAGACTGTATATCCCATGAAAGAGCAAGAATTTAACAAAGAATTTTTAAGGCGGTTTACTGACAATGAATTGTCGGAGCCAGAATACGAGGCACTGATGCAATGGCTTTCTTCCCTAAGCCCGCAGGAGCAACAATCCTTTCTGAACGAACACATCCAAAGTCTGACGCCCGCAGCTTTGCAAACACCTTCACCAGATTTTGAGCTGCTCAGGGATAAAATCGAACAACAGGATAGCTCCAGAAGAACAGTAAGATTATGGCTCGGAAGAGTTGCCGCAGTATTGATCCCTTGTGCAATTTATGCGGGGGTTATCAACTCGCAAAACAATAATCAGCCAGTTGTGCGTATAGTAAGCAGCACACCAGTCAGGATGCTACGGGTAACTAATTCAGGTATTAATACAAAAATTATCCTGTTGGAAGATTCCAGTAAGGTCACACTCTCAGCAGGTGCAACCCTGTCTTACCCGGAAAAATTTGAGGCCACAAAAAGGGAATTGAGCCTGATCGGCAAAGCTTTTTTT
Coding sequences within:
- a CDS encoding methylated-DNA--[protein]-cysteine S-methyltransferase; translation: MKTQQELSNETSIITTTEISTPLGPMLAGATAQGVCILEFINRIRLEKEIIDLQKLLNAVMQPGENPHLTQLKNELAEYFEGKRKVFSVPTHAPGNEFAQAVWQTLQEIPYGQTCSYKQQADKMNNPKAIRAIASTNGRNRLAIIIPCHRVIGSDGSMTGYAAGVEKKKWLLKFERNNSEKPADTLF
- a CDS encoding sigma-70 family RNA polymerase sigma factor; translated protein: MQRFTCDTEAINALIRSDMYGLEYFYNLYFQGVKSFLTPYCRLTADADEITQDTFLKLWEMRKRINPDQSLKNLLFTIAKNKALDELRKFKSHEAKLNFLELSKDRSFSTFDEIIFADYERVLGTVLDHLPSRNLEVFNLSRKEHLSNKDISLQLNISVKAVEKHISKTLSHLRIFLKNHQISCFIFFTTFFNL
- a CDS encoding FecR family protein, with translation MKEQEFNKEFLRRFTDNELSEPEYEALMQWLSSLSPQEQQSFLNEHIQSLTPAALQTPSPDFELLRDKIEQQDSSRRTVRLWLGRVAAVLIPCAIYAGVINSQNNNQPVVRIVSSTPVRMLRVTNSGINTKIILLEDSSKVTLSAGATLSYPEKFEATKRELSLIGKAFFDVKHETARSFVVSSGDVKTTVLGTSFWINFSAETKKTSVKVKTGKVGVQQLTEPAIFLLPGESALYNQISGRLSKIRPEKHALHPLKIAQPATALSFNETSIKSVISELEKQYQVKIVLGTGIDPALKLSLNTRGKSIATVMEEIKNQVPVSYEISAASIHIKPQ